CTGTACCCGCTGCCATACGCCGCTGGATTATCGCCGCCGCCACAGCCTGCAAAAATCCTGGGCATCGTTAATTGCTTCCATCGTACTGCTCATTCCTGCCAATCTGCTGCCGATTTCAGTGGTGTATGTTAACGGGGCACGGCGCGAGGACACCATTTTTTCCGGTATTCTCGGCCTGGCTTCCGGCAATATTCCGGTGGCAGCGGTGGTGTTTATCGCCAGTATCCTGGTGCCCTTTACCAAAGTGCTGGTGATGTTAACGCTGCTGCTCAGTATTCACTTCAAATGTGAACAGGGGCTGAAAACCCGCATCCGCTTGCTGCGTGCCGTGACCTGGGTGGGTCGCTGGTCGATGCTGGATCTGTTCGTCATTTCATTAACCATGTCGCTGGTCAATCGTGACCAGCTGCTGGCATTTACCATGGGACCCGCCGCGCTCTATTTTGGCGCGGCAGTGATCCTGACCATTATGGCTGTAGAGTGGCTTGACAGCCGCCTGATCTGGGATGCACATGCAACAGGAAACGCCGACTACACCGACTAGCGCAAATCTGCGAAATAAACGCAAGATTTCGCCGTTCTGGTTACTGCCCATTATCGCCCTGCTGATTGCCGCATGGCTGTTATGGACCAATTATCAGGAACGCGGGACCATCATCACCATCAACTTCCAGACTGCGGACGGTATCGTGCCGGGGCGTACGCCTATTCGCTATCAGGGTGTGGAAGTGGGTACGGTGCAGGGTATCGTGCTGAGCAATGACTATCGCAGCATCCAGATTAAAGCCAGCATTAAGAGCGACATGCGTGACGCACTCCGCGACAACACCCAGTTCTGGCTGGTGACGCCGAAAGCCTCGCTGGCCGGGGTCTCCGGGTTAGATGCGCTGGTGGGAGGCAACTACATCAGCATGATGCCGGGCAGCGGTAATCCGCAGGAACACTTTACGGCGCTGGATACGCAACCGAAATACCGTGTGAATACGGGTGAGTTGTTGATTCATCTGCGTGCGCCCGATCTCGGCTCGCTAAATACCGGTTCGCTGGTGTATTACCGCAAAATTCCGGTTGGCCGGGTCTATGACTACAGCATCAATAGCAATACTGATGGCGTGACCATTGATGTATTGATTGAGCGCCGCTTCATTAATCTGGTGAAAAAGCAGAGCCGATTCTGGAACGTCTCTGGCGTTGACGCTGATGTCAGCCTGAGTGGTGCCAAAGTCAAGCTGGAGAGTCTGGCGGCGCTGGTTAATGGTGCTATTGCCTTCGATTCCCCCAACGAAGGCCAGCAAGCCGACACCGATGAAAACTATCAGCTCTATCCCGACCTGGCACAAAGCCAGCGTGGGGTGCAGGTCAGCCTCGACTTGCCGAGCGGTGATAACCTGAAAGCAGACAGCACACCGCTGATGTATCAGGGGCTGGAAGTGGGCACCTTAACCAAACTGAATTTGCTGCCTGGCGGTAAAGTGACCGGGGAATTGACCGTTGACCCGTCTGTCGCCGGATTGATGCGCACGGGCACCCGCATTGAAATGCGCTCGCCAAAAATCAGCCTGACAGATACTAATCTCAGCAGCCTGTTAACCGGCAATACCTTTGAACTGGTGCCCGGTGAAGGCCAGCCACAGGATCACTTTAGCGTATTACCGGCCAGTGAATCTTTGCTGCAAAAACCGGATGTTCTGACGCTGCAACTCAATGCGCCAGAAACCTATGGTATCGACGCCGGGCAACCGGTGATGCTCTACGGCATGAAGATAGGCCAGGTGATCTCACGGGAACTGGACGAAAAAGGCATCAGTTTTGTGGTGGCCATCAATCCGGAATATCGCCATCTGGTGCACGGTGACAGCAAATTTATCGTTAACAGCCGTATTGACGTGAAGTTCGGTCTTGATGGCATGCAGGTACTGGGTGCCAGCGCACGTGAATGGGTGGATGGCGGCATCCGTCTGGTGCCGGGGGCCAAAGGCAACCCGCAGAACCGTTATCCACTGTATGGTGATGCCGAACGTGCCGAAGAAGGGATTATTGGCGATCAGCCCCCTGCCACGCTGAAGCTGACAGCCAGCAGCCTGCCTGATGTCCAGACCGGTTCTGTGGTGCTGTATCGTAAATTCCAGGTGGGTGAAGTGGTGAATGTTATACCGCGCGCCGATGCTTTTGAAATCTCGATTCATATCGAACCGCAGTATCGCAAACTGCTCACCAGTGAAAGCGTATTTTGGGCTGAGGGGGGGGCCAAGGTGCAGTTGAATGGTAGCGGTCTGACCGTGCAGGCATCACCACTGAACCGCGCGCTGAAAGGTGCCATCAGCTTCGATAACCTGAGCGGTGCCCAGGCGGCCAAAGGGGTGAAACGGGTGCTTTATGCTTCGGAAACCGCCGCACGCGCTGTTGGCAGCCAGATCTCGCTGCACACCTATGATGCCAGCAAGCTGTCAGCCGGCATGCCAATTCGTTATCTCGGTATTAACGTCGGCCAGGTCGAGTCGCTTTCACTGAGTGCCGATAACAACCAGGTAGTGGCAAAAGCGGTACTGTATCCGGAATACGTCCAGGACTTCGCCCGCATCGGCAGTCGTTTCTCCGTGGTTTCTCCACAGATTTCTGCCGCTGGCGTCAACCATCTTGAGACGTTGCTGCAACCCTATGTCAACGTTGATCCGGGTAAAGGCGCTCAGGCTCGTACCTTTGAGTTGCAGGACAGCACCATTACCGATTCGCGTTATCTCAATGGTCTGACGATCTTTGTTGACGCGACAGAGGCGGGTTCGCTTTCGGTGGGTACACCGGTGCTGTTCCGTGGTGTAGAAGTGGGTACCGTCACCGGCACCTCGCTGGGTAATATGGCGGACCGTGTCCAGGTAGCGCTGCGCATCAGTAAGAAGTATCAGCATCTGGTGCGCAACAATTCGGTGTTCTGGCTGGCATCCGGCTATAACCTGAATTTCGGCCTGATTGGCGGCGTGGTCAAAACCGGCACCTTCCAGCAATTTATTCAGGGCGGAATTCAGTTTGCCACCCCACCAACCGTCCCACTGGCACCGCAGGCGGGTGCGAACAAACACTTCCTGTTGCAGGATGAAGCGCCGAAAGACTGGCGCAACTGGGGAACCGCGATTCCCGACCCCGCACAACCCTAAGCAAATCGGGCAGCCTGGCTGCCCGATTCTTTTTCGCGTGTTACACTTCGCGCTCTGTTTGCTATCCCCGGAAGAAACCCGTGTCCGAACGTTTTCCTGAAGATTTCCTCACGCTGATGCGTGCCAGCCTGCCCAACGATGAAGAACTGCAACGTTTTCTCGCCATCAGCCAGCAACCGTTACGCCGCAGCCTGCGTGTGAATACCTTAAAAATCAGCGTGTCTGATTTTCTGGCAAGTACCGCACATTACGGCTGGCGACTGACGCCCATTCCCTGGTGTGCTGAAGGCTTCTGGATTGAACGCGACGACGAATCGCTGCCGCTGGGCAGCGTGGCAGAACATCTCAGCGGGTTGTTTTATATTCAGGAAGCCAGCTCGATGCTGCCGGTCACGGCATTGTTTGATGCCGCGCCCGACGCGCGTCAGGTGATGGATGTTGCCGCAGCACCTGGCTCCAAAACCACGCAAATGGCGGCATTGATGCACAATAATGGCGCGATTCTGGCCAATGAATACTCCGCCAGCCGGGTAAAGGTGTTACATGCCAATATCAGCCGCTGTGGAGTCAGCAATGTTGCCCTGACCCATTTTGATGGCCGCGTGTTTGGTGCGGCATTGCCCGAGCAGTTTGATGCCATCCTGCTGGATGCCCCCTGCTCCGGAGAAGGTGTGGTGCGTAAAGATGCCGATGCGCTGCGTAACTGGAGCCTGGCCAGCACTGAAGACATCGCCGCCACCCAGCGCGACCTGATTGACAGCGCTTTTCACGCCCTGCAACCTGGCGGCACGCTGATTTATTCCACCTGTACGCTCAACCAGATTGAGAATCAGCAGGTCATCAGCTGGCTACAGCAACGTTATCCTGATGCTGTCGAAATTTTACCGCTGAATGGCCTGTTCGCGGGTGCTGAAAAGGCGCTGACGCCGGAGGGCTTCCTGCATGTGTTCCCGCAGCTTTTCGACAGCGAAGGCTTCTTTGTCGCACGTCTGCGTAAAACCGCCAGCGTACCGGCATTACCCGTTCCAACTTATAAAGTCGGCAAACTCCCCTTTTCCCCTGCCAGCCGGAAATTGACGGCTGAAGTGATGCAGGCGGCAGCAAAAGTTGGCCTGCAGTGGGACGATAATTTGCTGTTATGGCAGCGTGATAAAGAGTTGTGGCTGTTCCCCGCCGCGCTGGAAAGCTGGCTGGGTAAAGTGCGCTTTTCGCGCATCGGTCTAAAACTCGCGGAAACCTTCCCGAAAGGGTTTCGCTGGCAACATGAAGCCGTGGTGGCTCTGGCACAGCCGGATAGTTCGCTGGCCTTTGCGCTGACGGAAGCCGAAGCGGAAAGCTGGTATCGCGGTCAGGATATCCATCCGGAGCACCTGCCCGAGCGGGATGAGGTGATTGTGACCTGGCAGCAGCAGACACTCGGCCTGGCCAAAAAGGTCGGCAATCGTATCAAGAATAGCTACCCACGCGAGCTGGTGCGCGATGGCCGTTTGTTCCGCTAAAGGTTACTGCAGCTGCACCAGCGTGAGCCGGTTGCCGAATACGGCACCGGTATCGATATAATGTTGATTGGCAGCGTTGAGCGGTTGCTCCAGCGGCGTATGGCCGAAATAAAAATCGCTGGCCCCCTCAATTGCTGCCGAGTTACCGCGCTGATGTCGCCCCAGACGATCGCGGCTCCACACCACCTGATGCCAGTCAACCTCCTGCCCCAGCGTGTAGTGACTGGCCGGATAATCCGCGTGGGCAATCACCACCACCCGGTCGGCAAGTTGCAGATGCAAAATCAACGGCAATTCAGCACAGCGTCTTAATGCATGACGCGCAGTAATGACCTCACTGCCGCGCAGTTGCCAAAACCATTCACCCCCATTCATCAGCCACAACATCGGGTCCTCGCCCCGCAACGCCGCGATAGCCATCTGTTCATGATTGCCGCGCACGCATCGAAACCAGGGTTCATCCAGCAATGCCAGACAACCGGGACTGTCGGGCCCCCGATCGATCAAATCACCGACGGAAATTAATAAATCCTGCTGCGTATCAAACTGATGCAGAATCAATTGCGAATCAAGCTGAGTACGACAACCGTGTAAATCGCCAACCACCCAGATATGGCGCCATGCTTCCGCATTGACCGTTTGATAAAACATATTGGTCTCCTGAAAGCTGGTTTACTGGAAGTTTAGTGAATCCGGCTTAAAGTATAGCCTGGCGACCTGCAGGCATCGGAGGGAAGCGTGAACAGCCGTAAACAATTTATTGGCGTATTGGTAGTTATTTTTATCGGCAGCTTATTGCTGTTGGAAACGCTTGCGCGGCTGGTACATTTGCTGGTGGTGGGATAGGGGTGATGTCGCTGGCAGATTCAGCAGCGGCCGCATCCTGCAGCCCCGATGAACGTCCCTTCCGGCGCTTATCTCCGGCACTCATTAAAGGTGTTAGCTCTGCGAGGGACGGCAGCTACTGTAGTTCTTCGGAGTATTCTGATCAAGTTAAATGATATTAACTATCATTCTCATTAAAAACCTCAACCTGACAACAAATCTCTATATAAATCAAATTGTTAGCATTTGACGTTGATCATTGCCTGTTGGTAACGGTGAGATGAAATGGTAAGCATCCACAGCCACATAGCTTCCCCGTTTTTTGCCAGGCTTAATCAAACGTAGTTTGAGAGGGAGCCGTTTATGAAAGATTATTATAAGATTGATTTGGAAACGTTTATGCAAAATAACAAACCGTTAATTGCTGAGATTAAAAGCAAAGCCCCGGTTTATGCTGATGATATGGGGATGGATGAAGTGCAATATATTAACCGCGAAATAAAACGTGCTCATCTGGAATATATTGAGAGTCTGGGTATAAAAGATCCTTACGAGTATTACATTACTCAACACGAAGATGATCGCTATCTCGCCGACCAACTTATCGCACAACACCGTAAGGCACTTCGCCCCGCTTCGTAACCCACCAGGCATGGTTGCCACACTAACAGCGCGGCAACCTGCAGCAGAGGATAAGTCATCAGCTAGCGCGTGATAAAGAAAATCGCGGCCATAAAGCCCAGAAATAATACCGCAAAGGTAATAAAACCCAGCCGCGGCGATTTAGCCCGACCAACCAGCGCGGAAATAAACACCGATAATAAGGTTAATGTGCCAATCATCACCCAGAGAAGGTATTGCGTATTTGCCATGGAGGATCCTTATAAGCAGGCAACAACAATAAAGCGCCACTCTTATACCATTTTTTGGGCGGGCAGGCTCTCAGGATATTTGCGAGTGGACAGCTATCTATGATGCATTGTGGCAACGTACCGCCTCCAGCGCTTCCAGTTGCTGCAATCGTTCGGTGGCCTTTTGGTTGGCTCTGGCTTTAGCAACCCCGTTGCCGATACCGAAATCCCCCACAAAGCCAATCACCGTAAGCGCATCAAACTGCCCGGTCTTTGCAATCTGCTGCTGAACGCCATGGCTTTTGACGATTTCCTGCTGCAATGTCGCGCAATCATCATTTTTAGCCTCTTCATCGCTGACCTTTGCAGATTGCGGGTACTGTTTCAGTGCGCATCCGCTCAGCAGCAGGATGATAAAAAGGCAGGCAGGTTTATACATTGCGGTTCTTCTCATCCTGGTCGGCGGCATATGTATGGCTGGTTTGCCGTTAAGCTACCACAGCGAAAAGATCCTAATCGAGTGATTAACACCCGCAGACAGGTTTTGTTCATCTCTGACAGGGTTGCGGGCGATGAGGCATGGAACAAACCGTAGGTAAAAATGAAAAAGGCCGCATTACTGCGGCCTTTGCCAATGATTAGTACCCCACCCGGCGCTTATCTCCGGCACTCGCTATGGCTTAGCTCTTGAAGGGGCAAATGAATTATCTCAGATTTATCCTAAAAATATACCCCCACAACCGCGGTTTTACTCGTGTTCGTGAAGTCAGTCACAACCATTGGGTATGAGGCGTTCCGTCGTTACTGAAGTGACGATGAACGGACATGGCTCAAGTGCATCTTTATTGACTGCGCGGCCACTATCAGGCTTAGGTCAAGAGGATAATTATCCAGTTGAAGAACGGGTTATCAATAGACTCAATTCTTAATCCGAGCACGCATTTTATCTATTTCACCTAAATAACATTCTCCGATCTTAAAGAAATTAACATCATGTGTCATCGCTTCTGAAATGGCTGAAGCGACGCGTTGTCTAAAGGAGTCTAAAAAGAGCAAATAACCATCCATAGAAGTCACATGATGAATGTTTGACGCTCCAAGAGCATCAAGAATGTAATTATTGAGGTTTTTGAAAAAAGGATACATTGGTAGATTTTTATCTATCGTGAAAATTTTGTGAAGCTCTGTAAGATCACGAATATATAATTCACTTTTAAAGCTATAGGGATAGGTTGAAAACTGAACTTTAGAGAAATCGAAATGGTTTGCATAGTTAACCAGAGCAATAATGGTTTTACCGAGACTAAGATTAGTCGTTAAGTTCACCCTCGTATCAATTTCACAAAAAGTACAAAGTGCATTTACCGCATCTGCAAGAAACACAAAGTCATTATGCAAGTCAATCACATTCAGTACAATAAACTTACCTGCAAATATGATGTCTCCATCCTTTGCAGCTCTCTCAACCGTTAACATTAGCAGAGAATGGAGAGTAGATATGTCATCAACCAGCACATGGGGTGAGTCGAGGTATTCTCCTGATTTCATCTTAGAATTGATACCTTCCACGCAGTTGAGTATATCTTTTAATGATCCGGCTTTCACATATGTCAAATCTACCCTGGTGTCGCACTGCGAGAATGAGTTAGTTGCGAAGATTTTTTTGTAAAAAATCATCCTGGCTTTGAATGCAAAGTTATTAAATGCATCAACTTCCACCTTATCCAGCAGGTCATTAAACATTAACTGATGCATCCTGAATTTTTCAAAATTCATTCTTTCCAGCTGAAAACGCATAAAACTCTCATTCTTTTTAGCCGTTTCCTGATCCATCACAGATCGTTTTTTTGCCTCATCGGAGAGCTGTCTATTTTGAAAAATTGCAAATAGCAGTGTGGCTAAAGCAGCGACTGCACCACTTAAAGTAAATAACCCAGAAAGCAAAGAACCAAAATCTGACCATTTCCCTGAATCACGAGAAACGCCCTCAAAAGAGAACGTAACAGGCATTCCCATAACATACTCTCGATATAGATATAGAACCACCGAAGGGAAAATTAACGTAATAAGCAAAACGAAGCCTAAAATCAAATATTCTTTACGCATTTTATTCCTATTAATGAATTGCTTGCCGATCCGCTGGTGGACAGCTCCAGATTGTATCCATGCCTTGTTTGTAATAATGTACTCAATATGCACACATAAGAAAACATTAACGCAATCCTGTGCAAGCTAATCCACATTGGCACCCTTTTCGCCATAAATCTGGCTGATGATTCGCCAGCGTTTGAAGAAGTTTCGGGGGTATATAGGTCGATAAGTGCTTTAGATAGCCACGGTTATTACCATTTATGATCTGCCGATCATCACGCATAACGTCGTCTATCGTTACATGCTAATCACCGGCGAACGAGGATAACCCCGCCATGCAAACCGCCGAACAGGTACAGATGTTGCTGAAAAAGTACTTCTGGGAAATGCCGGAAGAGGCATCACTCAGCACGGGGAAAATGAGCGTGCTATCGGAAGAAGCCAGCGATTTTATTGATGAATATGCCGAGATGTTGGGTGTAGACATGACCGGCTTTGAATTTAACCGTTATTTTCCCAACGCGGGGATCCGTTTCCTTCCTAATGCGATACTACCCCGGTATCTGCGCACGGACCACCACGCACCGACAGAACTCACCGTTAAGATGCTGATTGCCTCTGCTGAGGCCGGTCGCTGGCTTTATTCGTGACATTTGCCCTTCGAATGAGGGGCAGCAATCAAATATTTCGGACAAAAAAAGACCGAATACGATTCCTGTATCCGGTCCAGGGAAATGGCTCTTGAAGAGCCGTGCGCTAAAAGTTGGCATTAATGCAGGCGAGGTCGCCTTGCCTTTTAAAGGTAGACCACAGGTGATTATTTTCCAGCCAACCATCACATCAGGGAAGGAAAGCTGCCGACTCTGTGATCGCGACGGCAGAATAGCGCAGGAAGGTGGCGTAGCGGGTTGCCACGCCTCTCAGACAGGGATTACTGACTGCACAGCGCCTGAGCGCGGGCGATAATTGGCTCAAGACTCATCTTCTGTCCCGGATGGGTTTTGTCTTCCGCCTGAATTGAACTGATGGACTCTGTGGTGCCACGGCCTGATTTCAGGTTTGCTTCGGCTTTGTCATTCAACGGGTACTGCAACAGCGTGCTGGGGTTGATAGCGAACAACGCACCATCCTTCTCACAGCTCAGCATCACTTCTTCACGCGTGAACGGCCATTTGTCTTTGCCAATCTCAAAACGGCTGATGGTAATAATCTGTGCCGCCATCGCCTGGCTGCACAGGGTCAGCAGCACACAAGCTGGAATCAGTTTCTTCAGCAAAATGTCGTCCTCATACATTCAATCGGTATAGATGATTCAGGCTGGAGCCAGCGTGGCAAAGACGCTAACCAGCCCGATAACAACAACCGCCAGCAGCAGTTCGAACTGCGTCAGGCGAATAAAAATCGTGGAGGCGCGGCTGCCTGCCAGGCGAAAACGCGGCACCAGCCAGTAACGGTTGAACACCGCAACGGTCACCATCAACATCACTAACAACACCTTGGTAATCAGCAACTCACTCCACAGCGTTTGGTGCCATTGCAGTGGTGATCCGGCAATCAATAGGCTATTGAAGATGCCTGTTAACAACGCCAGCGCTACGGCTAAATGCCCATAGCGGGAAAAACGCATCATGCTGCGGATGGCATCGGTGCGGTGCGCTATCTTGCGTGCTTCATGCATCAGCAGCAGGAGTGGCAGCAGTCCCCCGCTCCAGAACGCCGCCGATATCAGATGTAATGCATGATTGGTTTGTTGCAACGTACCCTGCCAGCCATCGTGCATCGCCGCATGCCCTACCCCGGCTAACGTGATGAGCTGCAACAATCCGGTCAGCAACAACCATTGCTGTCGCACGTTGCCGCGCAGCAATAATGCCAGCACACTGAGTAAGGCAAACAGGATCTCCCAGCGCCACACCTGACCAAAACGCGTTCCGAGAACCGCCAGCCAGGTATCCCTGGCCGCAACGTTTTGCCAGTCACCACTCATCAGGCCCGTTTGCGTAGCGAGCATCAGCACGGCGCTGAGTAAACTGACTACCGCACTTAACTTCAGGATGGCTGACAGGCGTTGCGCCAGTATCGGGCGGAAACGCTTCGGTGCCAGCAGTGCGGTGTAGAACGCGCTGCCGGTGAGCAACAACGCGGATAGAAAATGGCATGCCCGCAGGCTGATCCACAGCGTACCCAGGCTCATTACTTCACGCTAAATGTGTAACTGCCTTTGGTTTTATGACCATCTACCGAGAGCACGTGCCAGTTTACCTGATAGCTACCGGCAGGCAGCGGCTGACTGAGCGGAACAATCAGCTGATCATGTTGCTTATCATTGAGCGTAGCCTTGGCTGCTGGCACGACCTGGTTCTGCGCATTACGGATCTCCACGCCACTGAAAGCGGGTTCAACATCTTCCGTAAAGGTCAGCGTTAGCGCTTGCGGCGAGGTTTCAACGGTTGATTTGTCAGCCGGAACCGGCGTTTTAAGGTGAGCATGGGCCAGGGCAAACTGACTAAATGCCAGCGTGGATGATGCCAGCAACAGCGCCGCAATGCGGGATAGGGTCGTCTTCTTCATCAGGTCATCCTCTTTATTGCGGCAATCCACCGCAAGCGTGGCAGCAGGATACGCTGCTGATCTTCGGGTGTCGAGACCTGCAATGCGATCCCTTTTCCCTTGATCCTTAACGATGAAAACATTACTTTTGCCCCTGTTAACAGGAGAAAAGCATGAGTCAAAACCTTGCCCTGCTGTCGCAGGAAGAGAAAGACAAAGTGAATGTCGATCTGGCTGCCGCCGGAGTGGCTTTCAAAGAGCGCTACAATATGCCGGTCGTCGCCGATTTGGTGGAGCGGGAGCAGCCACAAGCGCTACGTGAGTGGTTTCGCCAGCGTTTGATGCATTATCGCCAGGCGTCACTCAGCCTTTCCCGTCTGCCTTACGAACCGAAGCAGAAATAACCTATGTTACGAGTTATCGATACCGAAACCTGCGGTTTGCAGGGGGGCGTGGTCGAGGTGGCGTCCGTAGACGTTATTGACGGACAAATCCTCAATCCAATGAGTGATTTGGTTTGCCCGGATCGTCCAATCAGCCGTGAGGCAATGGCGGTGCATCGCATCACCGAAGCCATGGTGGCGGATAAACCGCCTATTGAACAGGCGATTGGCCGCTATCATGGCAGCGCTCATTATGTGGCGCATAACGCCAGCTTTGATCGTCGGATGCTGCCAGAAATGCCTGGTGAATGGATTTGCACCATGACGCTGGCGCGCCAGCTGTGGCCCGGCCAGAAATATGGCAACCAGGCGCTACGCCATAGCCTGAAGCTGGATGTGACGCCACCGGCTGATTTGCATGCGCACCGCGCGTTGTATGACTGCTATGTCACCGCCGCCTTGCTGATTCGCATTATGGAAAAATCCGGCTGGGACGCGGCACAAATGGTGAGTCGCTGCCAACCCGCACCGGTCGCCGATGATGTTTTTCCGTTTGGCAAATATCGCGGACAGAGCATCGGCAGCATCGCGCGCAAAGATCCTGGCTATCTGCGCTGGGTGCTGGAGAACGTG
This genomic stretch from Pantoea cypripedii harbors:
- a CDS encoding PqiB family protein — translated: MQQETPTTPTSANLRNKRKISPFWLLPIIALLIAAWLLWTNYQERGTIITINFQTADGIVPGRTPIRYQGVEVGTVQGIVLSNDYRSIQIKASIKSDMRDALRDNTQFWLVTPKASLAGVSGLDALVGGNYISMMPGSGNPQEHFTALDTQPKYRVNTGELLIHLRAPDLGSLNTGSLVYYRKIPVGRVYDYSINSNTDGVTIDVLIERRFINLVKKQSRFWNVSGVDADVSLSGAKVKLESLAALVNGAIAFDSPNEGQQADTDENYQLYPDLAQSQRGVQVSLDLPSGDNLKADSTPLMYQGLEVGTLTKLNLLPGGKVTGELTVDPSVAGLMRTGTRIEMRSPKISLTDTNLSSLLTGNTFELVPGEGQPQDHFSVLPASESLLQKPDVLTLQLNAPETYGIDAGQPVMLYGMKIGQVISRELDEKGISFVVAINPEYRHLVHGDSKFIVNSRIDVKFGLDGMQVLGASAREWVDGGIRLVPGAKGNPQNRYPLYGDAERAEEGIIGDQPPATLKLTASSLPDVQTGSVVLYRKFQVGEVVNVIPRADAFEISIHIEPQYRKLLTSESVFWAEGGAKVQLNGSGLTVQASPLNRALKGAISFDNLSGAQAAKGVKRVLYASETAARAVGSQISLHTYDASKLSAGMPIRYLGINVGQVESLSLSADNNQVVAKAVLYPEYVQDFARIGSRFSVVSPQISAAGVNHLETLLQPYVNVDPGKGAQARTFELQDSTITDSRYLNGLTIFVDATEAGSLSVGTPVLFRGVEVGTVTGTSLGNMADRVQVALRISKKYQHLVRNNSVFWLASGYNLNFGLIGGVVKTGTFQQFIQGGIQFATPPTVPLAPQAGANKHFLLQDEAPKDWRNWGTAIPDPAQP
- the rsmF gene encoding 16S rRNA (cytosine(1407)-C(5))-methyltransferase RsmF, coding for MSERFPEDFLTLMRASLPNDEELQRFLAISQQPLRRSLRVNTLKISVSDFLASTAHYGWRLTPIPWCAEGFWIERDDESLPLGSVAEHLSGLFYIQEASSMLPVTALFDAAPDARQVMDVAAAPGSKTTQMAALMHNNGAILANEYSASRVKVLHANISRCGVSNVALTHFDGRVFGAALPEQFDAILLDAPCSGEGVVRKDADALRNWSLASTEDIAATQRDLIDSAFHALQPGGTLIYSTCTLNQIENQQVISWLQQRYPDAVEILPLNGLFAGAEKALTPEGFLHVFPQLFDSEGFFVARLRKTASVPALPVPTYKVGKLPFSPASRKLTAEVMQAAAKVGLQWDDNLLLWQRDKELWLFPAALESWLGKVRFSRIGLKLAETFPKGFRWQHEAVVALAQPDSSLAFALTEAEAESWYRGQDIHPEHLPERDEVIVTWQQQTLGLAKKVGNRIKNSYPRELVRDGRLFR
- a CDS encoding metallophosphoesterase: MFYQTVNAEAWRHIWVVGDLHGCRTQLDSQLILHQFDTQQDLLISVGDLIDRGPDSPGCLALLDEPWFRCVRGNHEQMAIAALRGEDPMLWLMNGGEWFWQLRGSEVITARHALRRCAELPLILHLQLADRVVVIAHADYPASHYTLGQEVDWHQVVWSRDRLGRHQRGNSAAIEGASDFYFGHTPLEQPLNAANQHYIDTGAVFGNRLTLVQLQ
- a CDS encoding DUF6388 family protein; protein product: MKDYYKIDLETFMQNNKPLIAEIKSKAPVYADDMGMDEVQYINREIKRAHLEYIESLGIKDPYEYYITQHEDDRYLADQLIAQHRKALRPAS
- a CDS encoding DUF1493 family protein, which encodes MQTAEQVQMLLKKYFWEMPEEASLSTGKMSVLSEEASDFIDEYAEMLGVDMTGFEFNRYFPNAGIRFLPNAILPRYLRTDHHAPTELTVKMLIASAEAGRWLYS
- a CDS encoding YebY family protein translates to MLLKKLIPACVLLTLCSQAMAAQIITISRFEIGKDKWPFTREEVMLSCEKDGALFAINPSTLLQYPLNDKAEANLKSGRGTTESISSIQAEDKTHPGQKMSLEPIIARAQALCSQ
- the copD gene encoding copper homeostasis membrane protein CopD, with product MSLGTLWISLRACHFLSALLLTGSAFYTALLAPKRFRPILAQRLSAILKLSAVVSLLSAVLMLATQTGLMSGDWQNVAARDTWLAVLGTRFGQVWRWEILFALLSVLALLLRGNVRQQWLLLTGLLQLITLAGVGHAAMHDGWQGTLQQTNHALHLISAAFWSGGLLPLLLLMHEARKIAHRTDAIRSMMRFSRYGHLAVALALLTGIFNSLLIAGSPLQWHQTLWSELLITKVLLVMLMVTVAVFNRYWLVPRFRLAGSRASTIFIRLTQFELLLAVVVIGLVSVFATLAPA
- the copC gene encoding copper homeostasis periplasmic binding protein CopC, translated to MKKTTLSRIAALLLASSTLAFSQFALAHAHLKTPVPADKSTVETSPQALTLTFTEDVEPAFSGVEIRNAQNQVVPAAKATLNDKQHDQLIVPLSQPLPAGSYQVNWHVLSVDGHKTKGSYTFSVK
- a CDS encoding DNA polymerase III subunit theta codes for the protein MSQNLALLSQEEKDKVNVDLAAAGVAFKERYNMPVVADLVEREQPQALREWFRQRLMHYRQASLSLSRLPYEPKQK
- the exoX gene encoding exodeoxyribonuclease X, yielding MLRVIDTETCGLQGGVVEVASVDVIDGQILNPMSDLVCPDRPISREAMAVHRITEAMVADKPPIEQAIGRYHGSAHYVAHNASFDRRMLPEMPGEWICTMTLARQLWPGQKYGNQALRHSLKLDVTPPADLHAHRALYDCYVTAALLIRIMEKSGWDAAQMVSRCQPAPVADDVFPFGKYRGQSIGSIARKDPGYLRWVLENVRDLRPPLRQALRKYVKTGQ